A stretch of Coccidioides posadasii str. Silveira chromosome 2, complete sequence DNA encodes these proteins:
- a CDS encoding uncharacterized protein (EggNog:ENOG410PFNS~COG:G~TransMembrane:7 (i53-72o92-109i243-263o269-290i302-326o346-366i373-393o)~BUSCO:5621at33183): MTFSIIFGLSKSLPMAILARACIGLGNGNVGIIRTVVAELVPEKELQPRAFSLMPLVWTIGSIFGPAFGGALADPAKRHPEVFGHIEFFKKYPFALPNIAASVFFIIGIETLESRKYKRDYGLMFGDMLIGACCGRRTKPKTASPVDDERTPLLNGDRTSRSEIPHQKKSEGKPAKLTWAEILSPQSQLILLEYAALGLHSLAFDSVFPVFLNYPVEESGGHIGMKLPFKFARGFGIDSQAIGILYTLNGIIGMIVQFFIFPYTANRYGVLYCLKITSLGFPLVYALIPFTALFPTDATRQIAAFILLCAKLGCVVFAFPCCTILLTNSAPSVQVLGTLNGVATSVAAIGRAVGPAFIGAVFSIGVKMGYMIFPWWTLAIIGLLSAVPVFWVIETDGFAGASLDDDDGSDDSESEQPYEEAPTSYISGGNEGLIVERVNSKATDAETLRICENAANDSESDHDDTENTRIKDYSSIDDPRRGLRPNN; encoded by the exons ATGACATTTAGCATCATCTTCGGTCTCTCAAAATCGTTGCCGATGGCCATATTGGCGCGTGCTTGTATAGGTCTCGGAAACGGGAACGTTGGTATTATCAGAACCGTTGTTGCGGAACTGGTTCCCGAGAAGGAACTCCAACCACGAGCATTTAGCCTGATGCCTCTCGTCTGGACCATCGGCAGTATTTTCGGGCCTGCATTTGGCGGAGCTCTGGCGGATCCGGCAAAAAGGCATCCTGAGGTTTTTGGCCACATTgaattcttcaaaaaatatCCTTTTGCTTTGCCAAACATCGCTGCTTCAGTCTTCTTTATCATTGGTATC GAAACGTTGGAGTCCAGGAAATATAAACGTGATTATGGTCTTATGTTCGGTGACATGCTGATAGGAGCCTGCTGCGGACGACGAACGAAACCAAAGACAGCTTCGCCAGTTGATGACGAAAGAACACCGCTTCTAAATGGAGACAGAACCTCTCGTTCCGAAATACCACACCAGAAAAAAAGTGAAGGGAAACCTGCAAAGCTGACATGGGCTGAAATTCTCTCACCTCAATCTCAACTCATCCTTCTAGAGTATGCTGCGCTAGGATTACACTCCCTAGCGTTTGATTCAGTGTTCCCCGTCTTTTTGAATTATCCCGTGGAAGAATCCGGTGGGCACATAGGCATGAAGCTACCATTCAAGTTTGCCCGTGGATTTGGGATAG ACTCCCAAGCCATCGGAATTCTATACACTCTAAACGGAATTATTGGCATGATTGTTCAGTTCTTCATCTTTCCCTATACGGCGAATCGTTATGGAGTCCTTTACTGTCTCAAAATAACCTCCCTCGGATTCCCTCTTGTTTACGCCCTCATCCCCTTCACGGCATTATTTCCGACGGACGCTACTCGCCAAATTGCTGCTTTCATACTTTTATGTGCAAAACTCGGCTGTGTAGTTTTCGCTTTCCCATGCTGCACTATCCTTCTTACCAACTCCGCTCCTAGCGTCCAGGTTCTGGGTACATTGAATGGAGTGGCAACGAGTGTTGCCGCGATTGGAAGAGCCGTTGGCCCCGCGTTTATCGGTGCCGTCTTCTCTATCGGTGTGAAAATGGGGTACATGATTTTCCCGTGGTGGACACTGGCAATTATAGGACTGCTGAGTGCTGTGCCTGTCTTCTGGGTCATAGAAACTGACGGTTTTGCGGGCGCTTCTctggatgacgatgatggtAGTGACGATAGTGAGAGTGAACAGCCATATGAGGAGGCCCCGACAAGCTATATTTCCGGGGGAAATGAGGGCCTTATTGTGGAGCGAGTGAACAGCAAAGCAACTGATGCAGAGACGTTACGGATTTGTGAAAATGCAGCGAATGATTCGGAGTCAGACCATGATGATACTGAAAACACCAGAATTAAGGATTACTCGTCGATTGACGATCCACGACGGGGATTACGACCCAATAACTAG
- a CDS encoding uncharacterized protein (EggNog:ENOG410PKIC~COG:S~BUSCO:9483at33183) — MGKKKRGHPDLEELLARPWCYYCERDFDDLKILISHQKAKHFKCDRCGRRLNTAGGLSVHMSQVHKEQLSAVDNALPNRSSLDIEIFGMEGVPEDVLQAHNQRVITQYHQAEAERRAATGNPAPGTSTGTQSKRPKLESAAELKKRLAEHKAKLAEKAAGTSSGGATPVSTDQGLQTGSSFATPQYPPNGSVQQYPYPQQCGQPAQATAYQQPSQTFQKPPEFPSPGYQQPPVVGQQYTGQYSPSAMSPSQYQPAVAGQSPVVSTTPPVPFQQQPAHMRTHTPPQQAASIPPRPPSLPAAPGLPQRPSFSAPQVNSWQMQQMHHGQMPVQPPAPHIPGAEPGTETAAVVDRLISEESKRAEELAQRSTPTAAPEEAAEGKPAKKEKAKSVRLVYSDSGISPEEKMARLPRYAYVPERKEETVLRDATTGAVARPVDASDEIVNPPE, encoded by the exons ATGGGAAAGAAGAAGCGCGGTCACCCAGATCTCGAGGAACTCCTCGCTCGCCCTTGGTGTTACTATTGCGAACGCGACTTTGATGATCTTAAAATCCTCATTTCTCATCAGAAAGCAAAACATTTCAAATGCGATAGATGCGGGAGGAGACTGAACACCGCCGGAG GTTTATCCGTGCATATGAGTCAAGTTCACAAGGAGCAACTATCCGCAGTTGACAATGCGCTTCCCAACCGCTCGAGTTTGGATATTGAGATTTTCGGGATGGAGGGTGTCCCGGAAGATGTTTTACAGGCTCACAACCAACGCGTTATAACCCAGTACCATCAGGCTGAGGCGGAACGGCGTGCTGCGACTGGGAATCCCGCACCGGGAACCTCGACTGGCACCCAGTCCAAGAGACCCAAACTAGAAAGCGCGGCGGAATTGAAGAAGCGACTGGCGGAGCATAAAGCGAAGCTGGCAGAGAAAGCTGCAGGCACAAGTAGTGGAGGTGCCACGCCTGTAAGTACCGATCAGGGATTGCAGACTGGAAGTTCATTT GCAACCCCGCAGTATCCACCGAATGGCTCTGTTCAACAGTACCCTTACCCACAGCAATGTGGCCAACCCGCCCAAGCTACGGCTTATCAACAACCGTCCCAGACGTTCCAGAAACCACCGGAATTCCCTTCACCTGGGTATCAGCAACCCCCAGTTGTTGGACAGCAATATACTGGCCAATATTCACCCTCCGCTATGTCACCCTCACAATATCAACCCGCAGTGGCTGGACAAAGCCCTGTCGTCTCTACCACTCCCCCTGTGCCGTTCCAGCAGCAGCCGGCACACATGAGGACCCACACTCCGCCACAACAGGCAGCGTCAATACCCCCTCGACCACCAAGCCTACCGGCAGCTCCTGGCCTCCCCCAGAGGCCTAGCTTTTCTGCACCACAAGTTAACTCATGGCAGATGCAGCAAATGCACCATGGACAAATGCCTGTTCAGCCGCCCGCGCCTCATATCCCTGGCGCCGAGCCTGGCACTGAAACAGCAGCGGTAGTCGATCGCTTAATATCTGAAGAGTCTAAGCGGGCTGAGGAGTTGGCCCAGAGATCTACCCCTACTGCCGCGCCGGAAGAAGCGGCTGAAGGAAAGCCTgcgaagaaggaaaaagcaaagtctGTGAGATTGGTTTATTCTGATAGTGGAATCAGCCCGGAGGAAAAGATGGCGAGATTGCCTAGGTACGCATATGTTCCTGAACGCAAAGAAGAGACAGTGCTTCGAGATGCAACTACTGGCGCAGTCGCGAGACCCGTTGACGCCTCGGATGAAATTGTAAACCCTCCGGAATAG
- a CDS encoding uncharacterized protein (EggNog:ENOG410PI09~COG:O,P~TransMembrane:1 (i38-60o)~MEROPS:MER0015691~BUSCO:1924at33183): MEEKADGTMPLSERTPLLIVRVSRPPPRYPHSRLRRTCTCCLGSILVVGVILFLLPFALLPREHGSLWDYVPGAHPLPHKDWPQSEGISYKALQEILQTVPTEKKIREWSQYYTSGPHLAGKNFSQALWTKEQWDGFGLPKTSLVSYDVYINYPVDHRLALIEKEGEHSKVKFEASLEEDVLDDDSTSGLNNRIPTFHGYSASGNVTAQYVYVNYGTFWDFEDLVKANVSLEGKIALAKYGGGFRGLKVKRAQELGMVGVVIYSDPQEDGEITEENGYKAYPDGPARNPSAVQRGSVNFLSQLPGDPTTPGYPSKPGCHRVDPYDYIPSIPSLPLSYEEAIPLLKALNGHGPAAKDFNERWQGGGLSHKGVKYNIGPSPENLVLNLYNEQDYVTTPLWNVIGTIPGTIPDEVIIMGNHRDAWIAGGAGDPNSGSAALNEVIRSLGEALKAGWKPLRTIVFASWDGEEYGLIGSTEWVEENLSWLSKANVVYLNLDVATTGPNFKAAASPLLHKALFEATGLVLSPNQTVKGQTIRDVWDKDVDPMGSGSDFTAFQDFAGVASIDMSFAGGKNDPVYHYHSNYDSFDWMERFGDPGWHYHVAMTKVWALMAAYLSESPVVALNATDYAVSLHHYLDSVKRVAAKSAVPPFNFQPLEEAMASFHDAATEFDAYTSSLTAHLKDDFPWWQYWKKIVLYFKIRAANDKYKLIERKFLYSSGLDGRNWFKHVIFAPGRWTGYSGATFPGLVESFEDGDVNNAEKWRDIIKEKIDDATDLLK, encoded by the exons ATGGAGGAGAAAGCAGACGGCACAATGCCACTCTCCGAGAGAACCCCGCTCCTGATCGTTCGGGTGTCCCGGCCACCTCCACGATATCCCCATTCACGCCTTCGTCGGACATGTACCTGTTGCCTTGGTTCGATCCTCGTCGTCGGGGTCATCTTGTTCCTTCTCCCATTCGCCCTTCTCCCACGTGAACACGGCTCGCTTTGGGATTATGTACCCGGGGCTCACCCACTCCCGCATAAAGACTGGCCACAAAGCGAGGGGATTTCATACAAAGCGCTGCAGGAGATACTGCAAACGGTTCCCACCGAGAAGAAGATTAGAGAATGGAGCCAATATTATACCTCCGGGCCGCACTTGGCCGGGAAGAATTTCAGCCAAGCCCTGTGGACGAAAGAGCAGTGGGATGGATTTGGGCTTCCAAAGACAAGCCTTGTTTCGTACGATGTCTATATCAATTATCCCGTTGACCATAGACTGGCCTTGATCGAGAAAGAGGGAGAACACTCCAAGGTTAAGTTTGAAGCGTCACTGGAGGAAGATGTTTTGGATGACGACTCTACTAGTGGCCTGAATAACCGCATTCCTACCTTTCACGGCTACTCTGCTAGCGGAAATGTCACGGCCCAGTATGTATATGTCAACTATGGTACATTCTGGGATTTCGAGGACCTCGTCAAGGCGAATGTCAGTCTTGAAGGCAAAATCGCATTGGCAAAATATGGAGGCGGTTTTCGGGGCCTCAAGGTCAAGCGTGCCCAGGAGTTGGGTATGGTTGGCGTGGTTATTTACTCTGATCCTCAAGAAGACGGAGAAATCACAGAGGAAAATGGATACAAAGCCTATCCCGATGGTCCTGCTCGAAATCCAAGTGCCGTGCAAAGAGGCAGTGTCAATTTCTTAA GTCAACTCCCCGGCGACCCTACCACTCCAGGTTACCCTTCCAAACCAGGCTGTCATCGCGTGGATCCATATGATTATATCCCCTCGATTCCATCACTGCCACTCTCGTATGAAGAAGCTATACCCCTGCTAAAGGCCCTCAATGGACATGGACCGGCTGCCAAAGACTTTAATGAACGCTGGCAAGGAGGTGGCCTTTCGCATAAAGGGGTAAAATACAATATCGGTCCATCTCCAGAgaatcttgttcttaatctttataaTGAACAGGATTATGTGACAACGCCTCTGTGGAATGTTATTGGTACTATCCCTGGCACCATCCCGGATGAAGTTATCATCATGGGCAATCACCGCGATGCATGGATTGCAGGTGGTGCAGGGGATCCAAACAGCGGGTCCGCTGCTCTCAATGAAGTCATCCGTAGTTTAGGAGAAGCTCTAAAAGCCGGCTGGAAACCTTTACGAACAATTGTTTTTGCTAGCTGGGACGGTGAAGAGTATGGGCTCATTGGCTCCACGGAATGGGTAGAAGAGAATCTGTCCTGGCTCTCTAAAGCGAACGTCGTATACCTGAACCTGGATGTTGCAACCACGGGTCCCAATTTCAAAGCCGCCGCTAGCCCACTTTTGCACAAAGCACTGTTTGAAGCCACAGGCCTCGTTTTATCCCCAAATCAAACTGTCAAAGGGCAAACGATTCGGGACGTTTGGGACAAGGACGTGGATCCCATGGGTAGCGGTAGCGACTTTACTGCATTCCAAGATTTTGCCGGCGTTGCCAGCATTGACATGTCATTTGCGGGGGGTAAAAATGACCCCGTTTATCACTATCACTCCAACTACGATAGTTTCGACTGGATGGAACGCTTTGGAGACCCAGGTTGGCATTACCACGTTGCCATGACCAAAGTATGGGCTCTGATGGCCGCCTATCTTTCTGAAAGCCCCGTCGTTGCCCTCAATGCCACCGATTACGCTGTTTCGTTACACCACTACCTCGATTCCGTCAAGCGAGTAGCTGCGAAGTCTGCGGTCCCACCATTCAACTTCCAACCCCTTGAAGAAGCTATGGCCAGCTTCCACGATGCCGCAACCGAATTTGATGCCTATACTTCCTCGCTGACCGCCCATCTGAAGGATGACTTTCCATGGTGGCAGTACTGGAAGAAAATCGTCCTGTACTTCAAAATCCGCGCGGCCAACGACAAGTATAAATTAATTGAGCGGAAATTCTTGTACTCTAGTGGCCTGGATGGCAGGAACTGGTTTAAGCACGTCATATTTGCTCCTGGCCGGTGGACTGGATACTCTGGAGCGACGTTTCCGGGTCTAGTGGAGAGTTTCGAGGACGGAGATGTGAATAATGCAGAG AAATGGCGAGATATCATTAAGGAGAAGATCGATGATGCGACAGACTTGTTGAAATGA
- a CDS encoding uncharacterized protein (EggNog:ENOG410PZJI~COG:S~BUSCO:4689at33183) produces the protein MSHQGQEDGEAGASSVDIPTSPIFHGRQLDYDESSRPPSSSTQFSTVDTHPTVKCLWCPEEFRANPDDPAKALKLHMQSAHPDVTSHSEHIASEDTSVAENMLQESDQTRQPRQLSNSQGAMGVDERMLFGWKIHDVRSFTKDYHGEKDDLESMWKKSFDGFDRPKPYETEQAAPGNFLPITDPDIYVDLLKDPNSHSTEELYAITANAAKALEVWQDEYLAVDELSKWATRRVLKKTADPRKTEEFEVFEDKKEAKLYGYKHDSRPSKVGLQNPFLQGGFKPTADQMKRMAAAATDPYNVDGWEMVVKDGVEYVPRIRPLPPPEPKRKNNSNGKTENGRNGQKRVTRYGGSRHPATREPSQALTERSSPTPSTRTQSPEAAATPSSYTVRSRRKTRSSARTRTSGTQGQSGGKTTRSQVAKPSALGPNRARAAPTSAPPTAIGTTATTPTSRSTPAPATVYDDPLLDPKNQEKIKMSKHPKRTEAMIRHWAKFNSEGRTRNPKRTKAQIEADKAAAAAEAAQRAPSGRKRKTETEGEEATTGASTPIPKKTRRPAAKLKAASESRSPAPIPAMQPMGVMAPPSGLPEVKRVDDSPFSTPMHNGQ, from the coding sequence ATGTCGCATCAGGGGCAGGAAGACGGTGAAGCGGGTGCCAGCAGCGTTGATATCCCGACGTCGCCCATCTTCCACGGGCGACAGCTGGACTACGATGAGTCCTCTCGACCTCCGTCTTCTTCCACGCAATTTAGTACTGTTGATACGCACCCAACAGTAAAGTGCCTGTGGTGCCCCGAGGAGTTCAGAGCTAATCCAGACGATCCCGCTAAGGCACTTAAGTTGCACATGCAGAGTGCCCATCCAGATGTTACAAGTCACTCTGAACATATCGCCAGCGAAGACACTTCTGTGGCCGAAAATATGCTCCAGGAGTCTGATCAAACACGGCAACCAAGGCAGCTCAGTAACTCCCAAGGTGCTATGGGCGTTGATGAACGCATGCTCTTTGGCTGGAAGATCCACGACGTGCGAAGCTTTACGAAGGACTATCATGGAGAGAAAGATGACCTCGAGTCGATGTGGAAGAAATCTTTCGACGGCTTCGATAGACCCAAACCTTATGAAACCGAGCAAGCCGCTCCGGGCAATTTCTTACCCATCACAGATCCTGATATATACGTCGATCTCCTGAAAGACCCCAACTCGCATTCTACTGAGGAACTATATGCCATCACCGCCAATGCCGCGAAAGCCCTCGAAGTTTGGCAAGACGAGTACCTGGCCGTTGACGAGTTATCCAAATGGGCTACCAGGCGGGTACTCAAGAAGACAGCTGATCCGAGAAAGACCGAAGAGTTTGAGGTCTTTGAGGACAAGAAAGAGGCCAAGTTATACGGGTACAAGCATGACTCTCGGCCGAGCAAAGTTGGCCTTCAAAACCCTTTTCTTCAAGGTGGGTTTAAACCCACCGCAGATCAGATGAAAAGGATGGCAGCCGCAGCTACCGATCCGTATAACGTTGATGGCTGGGAGATGGTTGTAAAGGATGGCGTGGAATACGTGCCAAGAATACGGCCACTCCCTCCGCCGGAACCCAAGCGCAAGAACAACAGTAATGGCAAGACAGAAAATGGACGAAACGGCCAGAAAAGGGTTACGCGGTATGGCGGCTCTAGACATCCTGCTACACGCGAGCCCTCTCAGGCTTTAACTGAGAGATCCAGCCCAACTCCTTCCACCCGCACGCAGTCACCcgaagcagcagcaacacCATCTTCATACACCGTCCGGTCAAGACGGAAGACTCGATCCAGCGCCCGCACAAGAACATCGGGCACGCAGGGTCAATCCGGAGGGAAGACAACGCGCTCTCAGGTGGCGAAGCCATCTGCTCTTGGACCTAATCGTGCCAGAGCTGCACCTACCAGTGCTCCGCCAACCGCCATTGGGACAACTGCGACAACCCCTACCTCTAGGTCAACGCCAGCGCCTGCGACGGTATACGATGATCCTCTCCTCGACCCAAAGAACCaggagaaaatcaaaatgTCAAAGCACCCAAAGAGAACGGAAGCAATGATTCGTCACTGGGCCAAATTCAACTCTGAAGGCCGAACCCGAAACCCGAAGAGGACAAAGGCCCAGATCGAAGCTGATAAGGCAGCGGCTGCGGCTGAAGCTGCGCAGCGAGCTCCATCGGGAAGGAAACGGAAGACAGAGACAGAAGGCGAGGAAGCTACCACAGGAGCATCGACGCCGATTCCAAAGAAGACCAGACGACCAGCTGCAAAATTGAAAGCAGCCTCAGAGAGTCGTTCTCCGGCTCCAATTCCCGCCATGCAGCCTATGGGTGTTATGGCACCGCCATCGGGATTGCCAGAGGTCAAGAGGGTTGACGATTCCCCGTTCTCGACACCTATGCATAATGGACAATAG